In a genomic window of Epinephelus lanceolatus isolate andai-2023 chromosome 3, ASM4190304v1, whole genome shotgun sequence:
- the LOC117255446 gene encoding caspase-6-like isoform X3, with translation MSSTAKDICGGSVVKDSKTATDRTACTENLTETVAFSRSYLALDPAEEYKMDNKRRGLALIFNQERFLYYKERRGTEADRDNLEKRLMELNFEVKTYNDLRQVKVLGRLKEAAEADHSDADCFLLVFLSHGEKDHVKTYDDKISIEDITSLFKGDKCRSLVGKPKIFIFQACRGQMYDDPVTACGGAGGAHSVLETNEEVVEAGGVHTLPAGADFIMCYSVAEGYFSLRETIKGSWYIQDLCELLQEYGNSLEFAELLTMVNRKVSMRSVEKSRDRNAIGKKQVPCFASMLTKKLYFRPKK, from the exons GAAGTGTTGTTAAAGAcagcaaaacagcaacagacaggacag CATGCACGGAGAACCTAACAGAGACTGTCGCCTTCAGCAGAAG CTATTTAGCTTTGGATCCTGCAGAGGAGTACAAGATGGACAACAAACGACGAGGCCTTGCACTCATCTTTAACCAGGAGCGCTTCCTATACTATAAAGAAAGGCGTGGAACCGAGGCTGACCGAGACAACTTGGAGAAAAG ACTGATGGAGCTAAACTTTGAAGTGAAGACTTACAATGACTTAAGACAGGTGAAAGTCTTAGGTAGACTCAAGGAAG CCGCAGAAGCCGACCATTCAGATGCAGACTGCTTTTTGCTCGTCTTCCTGAGCCATGGAGAGAAAGATCACGTTAAGACCTACGATGACAAGATCAGCATTGAGGATATCACATCCCTGTTCAAAGGAGACAAGTGCAGGAGCCTCGTAGGAAAGCCAAAGATCTTTATATTTCAG GCATGCCGCGGTCAAATGTATGATGATCCAGTTACTGCCTGTGGTGGAGCCGGTGGAGCGCATAGCGTGTTGGAGACAAACGAGGAGGTGGTGGAAGCCGGCGGTGTACACACTCTCCCTGCTGGGGCTGATTTCATCATGTGCTACTCTGTGGCTGAAG GTTACTTTTCCCTCCGGGAGACGATCAAAGGTTCCTGGTATATTCAGGATCTGTGTGAGCTGCTTCAGGAGTATGGGAACTCCCTTGAATTCGCAGAATTACTGACGATGGTCAACAGGAAAGTGTCGATGAGGAGTGTCGAGAAAAGTAGAGACAGGAATGCCATTGGGAAGAAGCAAGTACCTTGCTTTGCTTCAATGCTCACCAAGAAACTTTACTTCCGACCAAAGAAGTAA
- the LOC117255446 gene encoding caspase-6-like isoform X5, which yields MSSTAKDICGGSVVKDSKTATDRTACTENLTETVAFSRSSLALDPAEEYKMDNKRRGLALIFNQEHFQDDFFDARRGTEADRKNLEKRLKELKFEVRAYDDLGKKDVEDRLKEAAEADHSDADCFLLIFLSHGDDDYVNTFDGDIRIQDITSLFRGDKCRSLVGKPKIFIFQACRGKMHDDPVTACDAVDSVLETNEDVVDAGGVHTLPAGADFIMCYSVAEGYYSHRNIFYGSWYIQDLCELLQKYWDSLEFTELLTLVNRKVSMRSANSRDPDISGKKQVPCFASMLTKKLYFRPKK from the exons GAAGTGTTGTTAAAGAcagcaaaacagcaacagacaggacag CATGCACGGAGAACCTAACAGAGACTGTCGCCTTCAGCAGAAG CTCTTTAGCTTTGGATCCTGCAGAGGAGTACAAGATGGACAACAAACGACGAGGCCTTGCACTCATCTTTAACCAGGAGCACTTCCAAGACGACTTCTTCGACGCCAGGCGTGGAACCGAAGCTGACCGGAAAAACTTGGAGAAAAG ACTGAAGGAGCTAAAATTTGAAGTGAGGGCTTATGATGACCTCGGAAAGAAGGATGTCGAAGATAGACTCAAGGAAG CCGCAGAAGCTGACCATTCAGATGCAGACTGCTTTTTGCTCATCTTCCTGAGCCACGGCGATGATGATTACGTCAACACCTTCGATGGCGATATCCGCATTCAGGATATCACATCCCTGTTCAGAGGAGACAAGTGCAGGAGCCTCGTAGGAAAGCCAAAGATCTTTATATTTCAG GCATGCCGCGGTAAAATGCATGACGATCCAGTTACTGCCTGTGATGCAGTGGATAGTGTGTTGGAGACAAACGAGGATGTGGTGGACGCTGGCGGTGTACACACTCTCCCTGCTGGGGCTGATTTCATCATGTGCTACTCTGTGGCTGAAG GTTACTATTCCCACCGCAACATCTTCTATGGTTCCTGGTATATTCAGGATCTGTGTGAGCTGCTTCAAAAATATTGGGACTCCCTTGAATTCACAGAATTACTGACGCTGGTGAACAGGAAAGTGTCGATGAGGAGTGCGAACAGTCGTGACCCTGATATAAGTGGGAAGAAGCAAGTACCTTGCTTTGCTTCAATGCTCACCAAGAAACTTTATTTCCGACCAAAGAAGTAA
- the LOC117255446 gene encoding caspase-6-like isoform X6, with protein MSSTAKDICGGSVVKDSKTATDRTACTENLTETDAFIRSSLALDPAEEYKMDNKRRGLALIFNQEHFQDDFFDARRGTEADRKNLEKRLKELKFEVRAYDDLGKKDVEDRLKEAAEADHSDADCFLLIFLSHGDDDYVNTFDGDIRIQDITSLFRGDKCRSLVGKPKIFIFQACRGKMHDDPVTACDAVDSVLETNEDVVDAGGVHTLPAGADFIMCYSVAEGYYSHRNIFYGSWYIQDLCELLQKYWDSLEFTELLTLVNRKVSMRSANSRDPDISGKKQVPCFASMLTKKLYFRPKK; from the exons GAAGTGTTGTTAAAGAcagcaaaacagcaacagacaggacag CATGCACAGAGAACCTAACAGAGACTGACGCCTTCATCAGAAG CTCTTTAGCTTTGGATCCTGCAGAGGAGTACAAGATGGACAACAAACGACGAGGCCTTGCACTCATCTTTAACCAGGAGCACTTCCAAGACGACTTCTTCGACGCCAGGCGTGGAACCGAAGCTGACCGGAAAAACTTGGAGAAAAG ACTGAAGGAGCTAAAATTTGAAGTGAGGGCTTATGATGACCTCGGAAAGAAGGATGTCGAAGATAGACTCAAGGAAG CCGCAGAAGCTGACCATTCAGATGCAGACTGCTTTTTGCTCATCTTCCTGAGCCACGGCGATGATGATTACGTCAACACCTTCGATGGCGATATCCGCATTCAGGATATCACATCCCTGTTCAGAGGAGACAAGTGCAGGAGCCTCGTAGGAAAGCCAAAGATCTTTATATTTCAG GCATGCCGCGGTAAAATGCATGACGATCCAGTTACTGCCTGTGATGCAGTGGATAGTGTGTTGGAGACAAACGAGGATGTGGTGGACGCTGGCGGTGTACACACTCTCCCTGCTGGGGCTGATTTCATCATGTGCTACTCTGTGGCTGAAG GTTACTATTCCCACCGCAACATCTTCTATGGTTCCTGGTATATTCAGGATCTGTGTGAGCTGCTTCAAAAATATTGGGACTCCCTTGAATTCACAGAATTACTGACGCTGGTGAACAGGAAAGTGTCGATGAGGAGTGCGAACAGTCGTGACCCTGATATAAGTGGGAAGAAGCAAGTACCTTGCTTTGCTTCAATGCTCACCAAGAAACTTTATTTCCGACCAAAGAAGTAA
- the LOC117255446 gene encoding caspase-6-like isoform X4, with protein sequence MSNTAEDICGGGVAKDSKTATDRAACTENLTETDAFIRSSLALDPAEEYKMDNKRRGLALIFNQEHFQDDFFDARRGTEADRKNLEKRLKELKFEVRAYDDLGKKDVEDRLKEAAEADHSDADCFLLIFLSHGDDDYVNTFDGDIRIQDITSLFRGDKCRSLVGKPKIFIFQACRGKMHDDPVTACDAVDSVLETNEDVVDAGGVHTLPAGADFIMCYSVAEGYYSHRNIFYGSWYIQDLCELLQKYWDSLEFTELLTLVNRKVSMRSANSRDPDISGKKQVPCFASMLTKKLYFRPKK encoded by the exons ATGTCAAACACAGCAGAAGACATATGTGGAG GAGGTGTTGCTAAAGAcagcaaaacagcaacagaCAGGGCAG CATGCACAGAGAACCTAACAGAGACTGACGCCTTCATCAGAAG CTCTTTAGCTTTGGATCCTGCAGAGGAGTACAAGATGGACAACAAACGACGAGGCCTTGCACTCATCTTTAACCAGGAGCACTTCCAAGACGACTTCTTCGACGCCAGGCGTGGAACCGAAGCTGACCGGAAAAACTTGGAGAAAAG ACTGAAGGAGCTAAAATTTGAAGTGAGGGCTTATGATGACCTCGGAAAGAAGGATGTCGAAGATAGACTCAAGGAAG CCGCAGAAGCTGACCATTCAGATGCAGACTGCTTTTTGCTCATCTTCCTGAGCCACGGCGATGATGATTACGTCAACACCTTCGATGGCGATATCCGCATTCAGGATATCACATCCCTGTTCAGAGGAGACAAGTGCAGGAGCCTCGTAGGAAAGCCAAAGATCTTTATATTTCAG GCATGCCGCGGTAAAATGCATGACGATCCAGTTACTGCCTGTGATGCAGTGGATAGTGTGTTGGAGACAAACGAGGATGTGGTGGACGCTGGCGGTGTACACACTCTCCCTGCTGGGGCTGATTTCATCATGTGCTACTCTGTGGCTGAAG GTTACTATTCCCACCGCAACATCTTCTATGGTTCCTGGTATATTCAGGATCTGTGTGAGCTGCTTCAAAAATATTGGGACTCCCTTGAATTCACAGAATTACTGACGCTGGTGAACAGGAAAGTGTCGATGAGGAGTGCGAACAGTCGTGACCCTGATATAAGTGGGAAGAAGCAAGTACCTTGCTTTGCTTCAATGCTCACCAAGAAACTTTATTTCCGACCAAAGAAGTAA